DNA sequence from the Fragaria vesca subsp. vesca unplaced genomic scaffold, FraVesHawaii_1.0 scf0510808, whole genome shotgun sequence genome:
gtgTTTTTAGGATTAAACAAAAGGATTCGCAAATAAAAGAGCTAATGCTACAACCAGCCCATAAATTGTTAAAGCTTCCATGAAAGCTAGACTAAGCAATAAAGTACCCCGTATTTTTCCTTCCGCCTCTGGTTGTCTCGCGATCCCTTCTACAGCCTGTCCCGCAGCAGTACCTTGACCAACCCCAGGTCCAATAGAAGCAAGCCCGACAGCCAATCCAGCAGCAATAACGGAAGCGGCAGAAATCAGTGGATTCATGATAAGTTTTCCTCgtgccaaaacaaaaataaagaaatagttAATGATA
Encoded proteins:
- the LOC101298183 gene encoding ATP synthase subunit c, chloroplastic-like — protein: MNPLISAASVIAAGLAVGLASIGPGVGQGTAAGQAVEGIARQPEAEGKIRGTLLLSLAFMEALTIYGLVVALALLFANPFV